Proteins co-encoded in one Acidisarcina sp. genomic window:
- a CDS encoding D-hexose-6-phosphate mutarotase → MGTISSVEELQAAFGIAGVAKVIAGNEGLPMVRITSAHASGDIYLHGAHVTSWTPSGSADVIFLSERSQWGEGRAIRGGIPICFPWFGDKADDAKAPKHGFVRTRTWKLEEIASNGDAVAITLSTESNEETRKQWPHEYRLMYRATFGRELKLELITTNTGTTPLRIEEALHTYHCIGQIENIRVRGLAATAYLDKVDGFRRKVQEGDVVFTSATDRIYLDTDHAVEIVDPDLHRSILIEKEASRNTVVWNPWSEGAHSMSDMADDEWQQMVCIEACNVRDAGVEIAPGAQHTMSATIRVA, encoded by the coding sequence ATGGGAACTATCTCTTCAGTGGAAGAACTGCAGGCCGCCTTTGGAATCGCGGGTGTGGCGAAAGTAATCGCAGGCAACGAAGGACTGCCGATGGTACGCATCACCAGCGCACATGCCTCAGGGGACATCTACCTGCACGGTGCGCATGTTACATCGTGGACCCCTTCTGGGAGCGCGGATGTGATCTTCCTTAGCGAGCGCTCGCAATGGGGAGAGGGACGGGCGATTCGAGGAGGCATACCGATTTGCTTTCCATGGTTTGGCGACAAGGCAGATGACGCAAAAGCACCGAAGCACGGATTCGTTCGCACGCGGACCTGGAAACTGGAAGAGATCGCCAGCAATGGTGATGCAGTGGCCATCACGCTGTCTACAGAGAGCAATGAGGAAACCAGAAAGCAATGGCCGCATGAATATCGGCTGATGTATCGTGCCACCTTTGGCAGAGAGCTGAAGCTGGAGTTGATCACCACCAACACCGGGACAACGCCCTTGCGCATCGAAGAGGCTTTGCACACCTATCACTGCATTGGGCAGATTGAGAATATCCGGGTGCGCGGGTTGGCTGCCACCGCGTACCTGGACAAGGTAGACGGCTTTCGCAGAAAGGTACAGGAGGGCGATGTGGTTTTCACATCAGCCACCGACCGGATCTACCTGGATACCGATCACGCGGTGGAGATTGTCGATCCCGATCTGCATCGCAGCATTCTGATTGAGAAAGAAGCGTCTCGCAACACGGTGGTATGGAACCCATGGAGCGAGGGCGCTCACTCGATGAGCGACATGGCAGACGACGAATGGCAGCAAATGGTGTGCATCGAAGCGTGTAATGTCAGGGATGCTGGCGTCGAAATTGCCCCAGGAGCGCAACACACCATGAGCGCGACAATACGGGTGGCGTAA